From Novosphingobium resinovorum, the proteins below share one genomic window:
- the rpsK gene encoding 30S ribosomal protein S11 produces MAREPQRIKRRERKNITSGIAHVNASFNNTMVTITDAQGNAISWSSAGMMGFKGSRKSTPYAAQVAADDAGKKAAEHGVRTLEVEVKGPGSGRESALRALAAVGFTITSIRDVTPIPHNGVRPSKRRRV; encoded by the coding sequence ATGGCACGCGAACCTCAGCGCATTAAGCGCCGCGAGCGCAAGAACATCACGAGCGGCATCGCCCACGTGAATGCTAGCTTCAACAACACCATGGTGACCATCACCGACGCCCAGGGCAACGCGATTTCGTGGTCTTCGGCCGGCATGATGGGCTTCAAGGGCAGCCGCAAGTCGACCCCGTACGCCGCTCAGGTGGCTGCGGACGACGCCGGCAAGAAGGCCGCCGAGCACGGCGTCCGTACCCTCGAAGTCGAAGTCAAGGGCCCGGGTTCGGGCCGCGAGAGCGCCCTGCGCGCCCTGGCTGCCGTGGGCTTCACGATTACCTCGATCCGCGACGTCACGCCGATTCCGCATAACGGCGTGCGTCCCTCGAAGCGCCGCCGCGTCTGA
- a CDS encoding prolyl oligopeptidase family serine peptidase, which translates to MSDISYPQTRRDTVVETQFGEAIADPYRWLEDDVRHSSEVADWVSRENAVTEDYLTALPQRAQFQRRIRAFMDYERFGIPVKAGGSYFYTRNTGLQNQAQLFVRKGLDGKPRLLLDPNAWAKDGATALDSWEPSQKGRYLLYSVQDGGSDWRILRVIDVKTGEPLQDEVRWAKFTGLSWVGEEGFLYSRFPEPKEGAAFQSLNYNQAVYFHRIGTAQDADELVYATPDAPDRGHVADVTQDGRLALITSHVGTDARYEVRVIDLDKRKRDGWKAVPLVSGFTNDWKLVEGAGRKLWYVTNRNAPRYRLVGIDLDAPKAEWTEIVAEREDILERAGIVGDRLVLNYMRDAASHAEILALDGSVGKTLSLNGIGTASGFRGRPGDPETFYAFTSFNCPASIYRMDLATGVTTPFATPKMCYDPGAYVVEQRFFTSKDGTRVPMFIVRSRVVAKAKQPVPTLLYGYGGFDVSLTPGFSATRMAWLEAGGAFALANLRGGGEYGREWHDAGRRQNKQNVFDDFIAAGEFLVNEGIAKKDGLAIQGGSNGGLLVGAVVNQRPDLFAAAVAQVGVMDMLRFDRFTAGRYWTDDYGRPDREDDFKVLRAYSPYHNIREGAQYPAILVTTADTDDRVVPGHSFKYTAALQHANLGARPRLIRIETRAGHGSGKPTDKAIEEGADILAFVAQWTGLRLSAEASVAQAGEPTAATP; encoded by the coding sequence ATGTCCGACATCAGCTATCCACAGACCCGCCGCGACACTGTCGTAGAGACCCAGTTCGGCGAGGCCATCGCCGATCCCTATCGCTGGCTCGAGGATGACGTACGACATTCCTCCGAAGTCGCCGACTGGGTGAGCCGTGAGAACGCCGTCACCGAAGACTATCTGACCGCACTCCCCCAGCGCGCGCAGTTCCAGCGCCGCATCCGCGCCTTCATGGATTACGAGCGCTTCGGCATCCCGGTGAAGGCGGGCGGCAGCTACTTCTACACCCGTAACACCGGCCTGCAGAACCAGGCGCAGTTGTTCGTACGCAAGGGGCTGGACGGCAAGCCGCGCCTGCTGCTCGATCCCAACGCCTGGGCGAAGGACGGGGCGACGGCGCTCGATTCCTGGGAGCCCTCGCAGAAGGGGCGCTATCTGCTGTATAGCGTTCAGGACGGCGGCAGCGACTGGCGCATCCTGCGCGTGATCGACGTCAAGACCGGCGAGCCGCTGCAGGACGAGGTGCGCTGGGCCAAGTTCACGGGCCTCTCATGGGTGGGCGAGGAAGGTTTCCTCTATTCGCGCTTCCCGGAGCCGAAGGAGGGGGCGGCGTTCCAGTCGCTGAACTACAATCAGGCCGTGTATTTCCACCGCATCGGCACGGCTCAGGACGCGGACGAACTGGTCTATGCGACGCCCGACGCGCCCGACCGGGGGCATGTGGCGGACGTGACGCAGGACGGGCGCCTGGCGCTCATCACCAGCCACGTCGGCACCGATGCGCGCTACGAAGTGCGGGTGATCGATCTCGACAAGCGCAAGCGCGACGGATGGAAGGCAGTGCCGCTCGTCTCCGGTTTCACCAATGACTGGAAGCTGGTCGAAGGTGCCGGGCGCAAGCTGTGGTACGTGACCAACCGGAACGCGCCGCGCTATCGGCTCGTCGGCATTGATCTCGATGCACCCAAGGCCGAGTGGACCGAGATCGTCGCTGAGCGTGAGGATATTCTGGAGCGCGCCGGGATCGTCGGGGACCGGCTCGTCCTCAACTACATGCGCGATGCGGCGAGCCATGCGGAAATCCTGGCGCTCGACGGCAGTGTCGGCAAGACGCTGTCGCTGAACGGCATCGGCACCGCTTCGGGCTTTCGCGGGAGGCCGGGCGATCCGGAGACGTTCTACGCCTTCACCAGCTTCAACTGCCCGGCATCTATCTACCGGATGGATCTGGCGACCGGGGTGACGACGCCCTTCGCGACGCCGAAGATGTGCTACGATCCGGGTGCCTACGTGGTCGAGCAGCGCTTCTTCACGTCGAAGGACGGCACCCGCGTACCGATGTTCATCGTGCGCAGCCGCGTGGTGGCCAAGGCGAAGCAGCCGGTGCCGACGCTGCTCTATGGATATGGTGGCTTCGACGTTTCGCTGACCCCCGGCTTCTCGGCGACGCGCATGGCGTGGCTGGAGGCGGGCGGGGCCTTCGCGCTGGCGAACCTGCGCGGCGGCGGCGAGTACGGGCGCGAGTGGCACGATGCGGGGCGGCGGCAGAACAAGCAGAACGTCTTCGACGACTTCATCGCGGCGGGCGAGTTCCTCGTGAACGAGGGCATCGCGAAGAAGGACGGCCTTGCCATTCAGGGCGGCTCGAACGGTGGCCTGCTGGTGGGTGCGGTGGTCAACCAGCGGCCGGACCTGTTCGCGGCGGCGGTCGCGCAAGTGGGCGTCATGGACATGCTGCGCTTCGACCGCTTCACGGCCGGGCGTTACTGGACCGACGACTATGGGAGGCCGGACCGGGAAGACGACTTCAAGGTCCTGCGCGCCTATTCGCCCTACCACAACATTCGCGAGGGTGCGCAGTATCCGGCGATCCTGGTTACTACGGCGGACACCGACGACCGCGTGGTGCCCGGGCACTCGTTCAAGTACACGGCGGCGCTGCAGCACGCGAACCTCGGGGCCAGGCCGCGTCTCATCCGCATCGAGACCCGCGCCGGACACGGCTCAGGAAAGCCCACGGACAAGGCGATCGAGGAGGGTGCGGACATCCTTGCCTTCGTCGCGCAGTGGACGGGGCTGCGCCTTTCGGCCGAAGCCAGTGTCGCTCAGGCCGGAGAGCCGACCGCCGCGACGCCGTGA
- a CDS encoding IclR family transcriptional regulator — MSRSSPGVARVAAILNFIADHPGQAFALTDLVRALKLSRATCHALLTGLVDVGYLYRTTDKTYVLGPALAAIGRTAAAHFSPLQVAQPEMRSLADEFDVVCGAYFLEGDVIHLRERAASLSHIGYPVPLGTRMPLRWIQAMTFFARSARDADAWVSRADPPLGEENLGQFRAGLEFVRAHGYLALLRRPGSEEELGVRSGTEDPPVVPLVEVDGQRVYPLVALMAPIYDSRNRVVMALVMAGFHGAMNGTALSEAGARLAHACERISGFLAGGGESD, encoded by the coding sequence ATGTCGCGTTCCTCTCCCGGTGTCGCCCGCGTCGCGGCCATCCTCAACTTCATCGCCGACCATCCCGGGCAGGCGTTCGCTCTGACCGATCTGGTGCGGGCATTGAAGTTGAGCCGCGCGACCTGCCATGCGCTGCTGACCGGCCTCGTCGATGTCGGCTACCTCTATCGCACGACCGACAAGACTTACGTGCTCGGCCCCGCGCTGGCGGCGATCGGGCGCACGGCGGCGGCGCATTTTTCGCCGCTGCAGGTCGCGCAGCCCGAGATGCGCAGCCTGGCCGACGAATTCGACGTGGTCTGCGGGGCCTACTTCCTCGAAGGCGACGTGATCCATCTGCGGGAACGCGCGGCCTCACTCAGCCATATCGGCTATCCGGTGCCGCTGGGCACGCGCATGCCGCTGCGCTGGATTCAGGCGATGACCTTCTTCGCCCGTTCCGCGCGGGACGCCGATGCATGGGTATCTCGGGCCGATCCGCCGCTCGGTGAGGAGAATCTCGGCCAGTTCCGCGCAGGGCTCGAGTTCGTGCGCGCGCACGGCTACCTCGCGCTATTGCGCCGTCCAGGCAGCGAAGAGGAACTCGGCGTGCGCTCGGGCACCGAGGACCCGCCGGTGGTGCCGCTCGTCGAGGTCGACGGGCAGCGGGTCTATCCGCTCGTGGCGCTGATGGCGCCGATCTACGACAGCCGCAACCGGGTGGTGATGGCGCTGGTCATGGCCGGCTTCCACGGCGCCATGAACGGCACGGCGCTGTCCGAGGCCGGTGCCCGCCTGGCCCATGCTTGCGAGCGCATCTCCGGCTTCCTGGCCGGCGGCGGCGAGAGCGACTGA
- a CDS encoding class I adenylate-forming enzyme family protein encodes MNTEAAAHTVADLPGDAQTFPSLIRAVAAAYGDAVAVTLEEGEETVACVTYRELEARSAMLARGLLARGIGKGARVGFIHGNGPEFAVMLAAVSRIGAVAVPVSTMIRANELVRVLRQSDVQGLILQRTMLGKDYAERVLEALPELDGQESGALRLGRAPYLRWIASDGEGLPPSITPLDWLAGAAATVGEDLLREVESEVHPTDQMVEIYTSGSMALPKGVRHAHGPVCFRSHTMREMMGHVPGKRVACILPMFWVGGMMMYLVPGLEAGATVVCTERTLSNSRFAMGSVLAEEDLAAMRGPKPWWGLGMSETLGPYSWGDDFRAPGRPVCAPMDHFGPGYEIRIADAENRPVAAGEAGEMQVRGYPVASGLHKIERAEHYTPDGYYRTGDMCVMEDRPEGRRVHFVGRGGDMIKVSGSNVSPAEVEMELQSLDGVHTAYVVGLPDRERGALLVAAVIARDGLELDFAVIEAELRRRLSSYKVPRAYVPLEREEIPLLHSNKVARRELARMMEDRLGRG; translated from the coding sequence GTGAACACCGAGGCCGCCGCCCACACCGTTGCAGACCTTCCGGGGGATGCACAGACGTTCCCCAGCCTCATTCGGGCTGTCGCTGCCGCCTATGGCGATGCCGTCGCGGTGACGCTGGAGGAAGGCGAGGAGACGGTGGCCTGCGTCACTTATCGCGAGCTTGAGGCGCGTTCGGCCATGCTGGCGCGCGGGTTGCTGGCGCGCGGGATCGGCAAGGGGGCGCGGGTCGGCTTCATTCACGGCAACGGACCGGAATTCGCGGTGATGCTGGCGGCGGTGAGCAGGATCGGCGCCGTCGCAGTGCCGGTCAGCACGATGATCCGCGCCAACGAACTGGTCCGCGTGCTGCGCCAGTCGGATGTGCAGGGGCTCATCCTCCAGCGCACGATGCTGGGCAAGGACTATGCCGAGCGCGTGCTGGAGGCGCTCCCCGAACTGGACGGGCAGGAGAGCGGCGCGCTGCGGCTTGGCAGGGCGCCGTACTTGCGCTGGATCGCCTCGGACGGAGAGGGATTGCCTCCCAGCATCACACCGCTCGACTGGCTGGCCGGGGCCGCCGCGACGGTAGGCGAAGACCTGCTGCGCGAGGTCGAATCCGAAGTCCATCCGACCGACCAGATGGTCGAGATCTACACCTCCGGCTCGATGGCGCTGCCCAAGGGCGTGCGCCATGCCCATGGCCCCGTCTGCTTCCGCAGCCATACGATGCGCGAGATGATGGGGCATGTGCCCGGGAAGCGCGTGGCCTGCATCCTGCCGATGTTCTGGGTCGGCGGCATGATGATGTACCTCGTGCCGGGGCTGGAAGCGGGGGCGACCGTCGTGTGCACCGAGCGCACGCTTTCCAACAGCCGCTTCGCGATGGGCTCGGTGCTGGCGGAGGAAGATCTTGCGGCCATGCGCGGACCGAAGCCATGGTGGGGCCTCGGCATGAGCGAGACGCTGGGGCCGTACTCGTGGGGCGATGACTTCCGCGCGCCGGGGCGGCCGGTCTGTGCACCGATGGACCATTTCGGGCCGGGCTACGAAATCCGTATCGCAGATGCCGAAAACCGCCCGGTCGCGGCGGGCGAGGCGGGGGAGATGCAGGTGCGCGGCTATCCCGTCGCCAGCGGCCTCCACAAGATCGAGCGGGCGGAGCACTACACACCCGACGGTTACTATCGCACCGGCGACATGTGCGTGATGGAGGACCGTCCGGAAGGACGCCGGGTGCATTTCGTCGGGCGCGGGGGGGACATGATCAAGGTGTCCGGTTCCAACGTCTCCCCGGCCGAAGTGGAGATGGAACTGCAGTCGCTGGACGGAGTGCACACCGCTTACGTGGTCGGCCTGCCGGACCGCGAGCGCGGCGCGCTGCTGGTCGCGGCGGTGATCGCGCGCGACGGGCTGGAACTCGATTTCGCCGTGATCGAGGCGGAATTGCGTCGGCGTCTCTCCAGCTACAAGGTGCCGCGTGCCTATGTTCCGCTGGAACGCGAAGAGATACCGCTCCTCCATTCCAACAAGGTGGCCCGGCGCGAGTTGGCGCGGATGATGGAGGACCGGCTCGGGCGCGGCTGA
- a CDS encoding trimeric intracellular cation channel family protein: MIPPSPALPPALDLVGIAVFALTGALAAAQLRQTFVTVAFFALITGVGGGSLRDLLIGAPVFWVHDPLVAPVCLAVALLAWFTPVRWWRGHILEWADALGLAVYAVFGTIKALHWGVPPVPAMLMGVITGCIGGIVRDVLAGQPSILMRPELYVTAAALASGVAAAGIAAGLSPAMTWAIAVIAGFGLRGAAIHWSLGLPLHPGEDD, translated from the coding sequence ATGATCCCGCCTTCCCCCGCCCTGCCCCCTGCGCTCGACCTTGTCGGCATCGCGGTCTTCGCGCTGACGGGTGCCCTCGCCGCCGCGCAGCTGCGCCAGACTTTCGTGACCGTGGCCTTCTTCGCGCTGATCACCGGGGTCGGCGGCGGTTCCCTGCGCGACCTGCTCATCGGGGCGCCGGTGTTCTGGGTCCACGACCCGCTGGTGGCGCCGGTGTGTCTCGCCGTAGCGCTGCTCGCGTGGTTCACGCCGGTCCGCTGGTGGCGCGGGCATATCCTGGAGTGGGCCGACGCGCTGGGTCTCGCGGTCTATGCCGTGTTCGGCACGATCAAGGCGCTGCATTGGGGCGTCCCGCCGGTCCCCGCGATGCTGATGGGGGTGATCACCGGCTGCATTGGCGGCATCGTGCGCGACGTGCTGGCGGGCCAGCCCTCGATCCTGATGCGGCCCGAACTTTACGTGACGGCAGCCGCGCTCGCCTCCGGGGTCGCTGCAGCAGGCATCGCCGCGGGCCTGTCCCCGGCGATGACCTGGGCGATCGCCGTGATCGCCGGCTTCGGGCTACGCGGCGCGGCGATCCATTGGTCGCTGGGCCTGCCGCTCCATCCGGGCGAGGATGATTAG
- a CDS encoding diacylglycerol kinase family protein: MIESPNALKSASRFTIAARLRSFIFAWRGLRWLVYNEHNARVHLAASIVTMGAGLFLNVSANDWRWLLLAIGLVWLAEAFNTAIEQMCDRVEPNFDPVIGRIKDICAGAVLMASIVAAGIGLLTLGPPVWAMLDGIRP, translated from the coding sequence ATGATCGAATCGCCCAACGCATTGAAATCTGCAAGCCGCTTCACCATCGCGGCGCGGCTCAGGAGCTTCATCTTCGCATGGCGCGGCCTGCGCTGGCTGGTTTACAACGAGCACAATGCGCGGGTGCACCTGGCGGCGTCGATTGTCACGATGGGGGCAGGGCTGTTCCTGAATGTCTCCGCAAACGACTGGCGCTGGCTGTTGCTGGCGATAGGGCTGGTCTGGCTGGCCGAAGCCTTCAACACCGCCATCGAGCAGATGTGCGACCGGGTCGAACCGAACTTCGATCCGGTCATCGGCCGGATCAAGGACATCTGTGCCGGAGCGGTGCTGATGGCATCGATCGTGGCCGCAGGTATCGGACTTCTGACGCTTGGCCCGCCGGTTTGGGCGATGCTCGACGGCATCCGCCCTTGA
- a CDS encoding DNA-directed RNA polymerase subunit alpha produces the protein MTVNIKNWQELKKPNSLEIKPGPDPKLKATFVAEPLERGFGLTLGNALRRVLLSSLQGAAITSIKIENVLHEFSSLAGVREDVTDIVLNVKQIALKMQGDGPKRLQLSATGPAAVTAGDIAVTGDIEVMNKDLVICHLDDGATLNMELTADSGKGYVPAVSNRPVDAPIGLIPVDSLYSPVRQVSYKVENARIGQELDFDKLNLTVETDGTVTPEDAVAYAARILQDQLALFVHFEDIAPVGASPMIGVAVGGAAASEESDTNQLNRYLLKKVDELELSVRSANCLKNDNIIYIGDLVQKTEAEMLRTPNFGRKSLNEIKEVLSSMGLRLGMDIPGWPPENIEEMAKKLEQELLG, from the coding sequence ATGACTGTCAACATCAAGAACTGGCAGGAACTCAAGAAGCCGAACAGCCTTGAGATCAAGCCGGGACCAGACCCCAAGCTGAAGGCGACCTTCGTCGCCGAACCTCTCGAGCGCGGCTTCGGCCTGACGCTCGGCAACGCGCTGCGTCGCGTGCTGCTCTCTTCCCTCCAGGGCGCGGCGATCACCTCGATCAAGATCGAGAACGTGCTCCACGAATTCTCGTCGCTCGCAGGCGTGCGTGAAGACGTCACGGACATCGTCCTGAACGTCAAGCAGATCGCGCTCAAGATGCAGGGCGATGGTCCGAAGCGCCTCCAGCTTTCGGCAACCGGTCCGGCCGCTGTCACCGCCGGCGACATCGCCGTCACCGGTGACATCGAGGTCATGAACAAGGATCTCGTGATCTGCCACCTCGACGATGGTGCGACGCTCAACATGGAGCTGACCGCCGACTCGGGCAAGGGTTACGTTCCCGCCGTGTCGAACCGTCCGGTCGACGCGCCGATCGGCCTGATCCCGGTCGACTCGCTCTACTCGCCGGTTCGGCAGGTGAGCTACAAGGTCGAGAACGCCCGCATCGGCCAGGAGCTGGACTTCGACAAGCTCAACCTGACGGTCGAGACCGACGGCACCGTGACCCCTGAAGATGCCGTGGCTTATGCTGCACGCATTCTGCAGGACCAGCTGGCGCTGTTCGTCCACTTCGAGGACATCGCCCCGGTTGGCGCCTCGCCGATGATCGGTGTGGCTGTCGGCGGCGCGGCGGCTTCGGAAGAGAGCGACACCAACCAGCTCAACCGCTACCTTCTCAAGAAGGTGGACGAGCTGGAACTGTCGGTCCGTTCGGCCAACTGCCTCAAGAACGACAACATCATCTACATCGGCGATCTGGTCCAGAAGACCGAAGCCGAGATGCTGCGCACGCCGAACTTCGGCCGCAAGTCGCTCAACGAGATCAAGGAAGTGCTTTCCTCGATGGGTCTGCGCCTCGGCATGGACATCCCGGGCTGGCCGCCCGAGAACATCGAAGAGATGGCCAAGAAGCTCGAGCAGGAACTGCTCGGCTGA
- a CDS encoding phosphotransferase family protein, with protein MSDVIVAPETRDLAELAGRLEHWLGGCLPRAIGIAVTDLAYPRGAGQSHETVLFDAHWTEGGQPRTQGCVVRIKPRTFTVFPDNLFDEQHAIMKLLSDEGLVRVARPLWFEEDPSILGNPFFVMEKKQGRVPVSIPPYGREGWLHDAAPQQRRSVWRSAVEQLAAIQRVPVTSAGFLGGKGAAARGLAQEWDKYQRFTAWLEETAPQPVLRDALARLESAWPAHDPEGIVWGDARIGNMMFDDDFRVVAVMDWEQPSLGGALHDLAWFCTLSETMHGRNSTYGAYLEGMGTREETIALWEEISGKSAMGLEWYEDFTHFKMTCTGVRLGQLRGTAMMDEAAMRRRLKVA; from the coding sequence GTGTCTGACGTGATCGTTGCCCCCGAAACGCGGGATCTTGCCGAACTGGCCGGGCGCCTCGAACATTGGCTCGGCGGTTGCTTGCCGCGCGCCATCGGCATCGCCGTCACCGATCTCGCCTATCCGCGCGGTGCCGGGCAGAGCCATGAGACGGTGCTGTTCGATGCACACTGGACCGAGGGTGGGCAGCCGCGCACGCAAGGCTGCGTGGTCCGGATCAAGCCGCGCACCTTTACCGTCTTCCCGGACAACCTGTTCGACGAGCAGCACGCGATCATGAAGCTGCTGTCGGACGAAGGACTTGTCCGCGTTGCCAGGCCGCTGTGGTTCGAGGAGGACCCGTCGATCCTCGGCAATCCGTTCTTCGTGATGGAGAAGAAGCAGGGCCGCGTGCCCGTGTCGATCCCGCCTTATGGGCGCGAGGGCTGGCTGCACGACGCTGCGCCACAGCAGCGGCGCAGCGTGTGGCGCAGCGCGGTCGAGCAGCTCGCGGCGATCCAGCGCGTGCCGGTGACGAGCGCGGGGTTCCTCGGCGGCAAGGGGGCGGCGGCGCGGGGGTTGGCGCAGGAGTGGGACAAGTACCAGCGCTTCACCGCCTGGCTTGAGGAGACCGCGCCGCAGCCGGTGCTGCGCGATGCGCTGGCAAGGCTAGAGAGCGCATGGCCTGCCCACGATCCCGAGGGGATCGTCTGGGGCGACGCGCGCATCGGCAACATGATGTTCGACGACGACTTCCGGGTCGTCGCGGTGATGGACTGGGAACAGCCCTCGCTCGGCGGCGCGCTGCACGATCTCGCCTGGTTCTGCACCTTGTCCGAGACGATGCACGGCCGCAATTCGACGTACGGCGCGTATCTCGAAGGCATGGGCACGCGGGAGGAGACGATCGCGCTGTGGGAGGAGATCAGCGGCAAGTCTGCGATGGGCCTCGAATGGTACGAGGATTTCACTCACTTCAAGATGACGTGCACCGGCGTGCGCCTCGGCCAGTTGCGGGGCACCGCCATGATGGATGAAGCGGCGATGCGGCGGCGGTTGAAGGTGGCCTAA
- the rpsM gene encoding 30S ribosomal protein S13, which yields MARIAGVNLPTNKRVIIALTYIHGIGRTKALEIADKLGIDHTRRIQDLSDAEVLQIRETIDADHTVEGDLRRETAMNIKRLMDLACYRGLRHRKGLPVRGQRTHTNARTRKGKAKPIAGKKK from the coding sequence GTGGCTCGTATTGCAGGGGTAAATCTCCCCACCAACAAGCGCGTTATCATCGCGCTGACGTATATCCACGGCATCGGCCGTACCAAGGCTCTCGAGATCGCCGACAAGCTCGGTATCGATCACACTCGCCGTATCCAGGATCTCTCGGACGCCGAAGTGCTCCAGATCCGTGAGACCATCGACGCCGACCACACGGTCGAGGGTGACCTTCGTCGCGAGACCGCGATGAACATCAAGCGCCTGATGGACCTCGCCTGCTACCGCGGCCTGCGTCACCGCAAGGGTCTGCCGGTTCGTGGCCAGCGCACGCACACCAATGCGCGCACCCGCAAGGGCAAGGCCAAGCCGATCGCCGGCAAGAAGAAGTAA
- the rplQ gene encoding 50S ribosomal protein L17, which translates to MRHKMGGRKLQRKSGHRAALLRNLAAALIKHEQIQTTTPKAKELRPYIEKLITLAKKGGLSNRRLAHARILDEAQEKKLFEVLAERFAGREGGYTRIIKAGYRASDAAPIAIIELVDRDVDAKGQDSGPVHTDAEEFAEA; encoded by the coding sequence ATGCGTCACAAGATGGGCGGCCGCAAGCTGCAGCGCAAGTCCGGCCACCGCGCGGCCCTGCTGCGCAACCTGGCCGCAGCGCTGATCAAGCACGAGCAGATCCAGACCACTACGCCGAAGGCGAAGGAACTGCGTCCCTACATCGAGAAGCTGATCACGCTCGCGAAGAAGGGCGGCCTTTCGAACCGTCGTCTCGCGCACGCGCGCATTCTCGACGAAGCGCAGGAAAAGAAGCTGTTCGAAGTCCTCGCCGAGCGTTTTGCCGGTCGCGAGGGTGGCTACACCCGCATCATCAAGGCCGGCTACCGCGCTTCGGACGCCGCTCCGATCGCGATTATCGAACTGGTCGACCGCGACGTCGATGCCAAGGGCCAGGACTCCGGTCCGGTGCACACCGACGCCGAGGAATTCGCCGAGGCGTAA
- a CDS encoding cytochrome P450: MSYEKADWYTDIALVDDPHAYFDYLRAQGPVVRLPHRGAVAVVGYEEVVQVSLDTEHFSEINGVTGGMVDLPFVPEGDDIGDELEAHRSKIAFADQIVCEQGTRHANLRSILSRLFTPSRLKQLQPRLAATAEGLIDEFHGDGQVDIVRQYGGPYGALVISDLLGLSEATRARFRKLLEGAIPVPMDATHEEMMKNPLVPVGKELFGLIARRRIAGHPLMRPFRTLLAREDILGELAKATYPDGSKPSLVDVTGLAAFLFGAGQDTTNRLLANGFKVITTRPDIQTELRRDPARIPDFVEELLRYDGSVKSAGRLCRKTTTLGGVEIKAGTPILMSHMAANRDPARFPDPSRFDMDRPRIKEHLAFGRGAHTCIGAPLARREVAVSIERLLARMGEIRLSEEHHGPESARRFDYEPTYVLRALKSLHLEFDPL, from the coding sequence GTGTCCTACGAGAAGGCCGACTGGTACACCGACATTGCGCTGGTGGACGATCCGCATGCCTACTTCGACTATCTGCGTGCGCAGGGACCTGTCGTGCGGCTCCCGCATCGCGGCGCGGTGGCCGTCGTGGGTTATGAGGAGGTCGTCCAGGTGTCGCTCGACACCGAACATTTCTCGGAGATCAACGGCGTCACCGGCGGCATGGTCGACCTGCCGTTCGTGCCGGAGGGCGACGATATCGGCGACGAGCTGGAGGCCCATCGCAGCAAGATCGCCTTCGCCGACCAGATAGTCTGCGAACAGGGCACGCGCCACGCGAACTTGCGCTCGATTCTCTCGCGCCTGTTCACGCCCAGCCGGCTGAAGCAGTTGCAGCCCCGGCTTGCGGCCACGGCGGAGGGGCTGATCGACGAGTTCCACGGCGACGGGCAGGTCGATATCGTGCGCCAGTACGGCGGGCCTTACGGCGCGCTGGTGATCTCCGACCTGCTGGGCTTGTCCGAGGCCACGCGCGCTCGTTTTCGCAAGTTGCTGGAAGGGGCGATCCCCGTGCCGATGGATGCCACGCACGAGGAGATGATGAAGAACCCGCTGGTCCCGGTGGGCAAGGAACTGTTTGGCCTCATCGCGCGGCGACGGATTGCCGGTCATCCGCTGATGCGGCCTTTTCGCACCTTGCTGGCGCGGGAGGACATTCTGGGGGAACTGGCGAAGGCCACGTATCCGGATGGCTCGAAGCCTTCGCTCGTCGACGTGACGGGGCTGGCGGCGTTCCTGTTCGGCGCGGGGCAGGACACCACCAACCGCCTTCTGGCGAACGGTTTCAAGGTGATCACCACACGCCCCGACATCCAGACCGAACTGCGCCGCGATCCCGCTCGCATTCCCGACTTCGTCGAAGAACTGCTGCGCTACGACGGCTCGGTGAAGAGCGCGGGGCGGCTCTGCCGCAAGACCACGACGCTGGGCGGGGTCGAGATCAAGGCGGGCACGCCGATCCTCATGAGCCACATGGCCGCCAACCGCGATCCGGCGCGCTTTCCCGATCCTTCACGGTTCGATATGGACCGGCCCCGGATCAAGGAGCACCTTGCCTTCGGACGCGGCGCGCATACCTGCATCGGCGCGCCGCTGGCCCGGCGCGAGGTGGCGGTCAGCATAGAGCGGTTGCTCGCACGCATGGGCGAGATCCGGCTGTCGGAGGAACACCACGGCCCCGAGAGCGCGCGCCGGTTCGATTATGAGCCGACGTATGTGCTGCGCGCTCTGAAGTCGCTGCACCTCGAATTCGATCCGCTGTGA